TCGCTCTTGACACGCGCTTCGGCCGTTCGCTTCAACTGCCCAAGCGTATCCGCGCGCTGGTGATCGAGCCGTTCCAGCCTGGCTCGGTGGAGCCTGTCGTTCTTCTCCAGCGCCCGGGATGCGTTCTCGTCGCCCTGCATCCGACAAGCCACCCGCCGCTCCCCAGCTTCCGCCAGCGCCCGCTTCAACTGTTGGTCCACCGTCCGGGTCGTGTCCTCGAACTCCGCCTTTGTGCGCTCCAACTCCTGCTGGCAATGCGCCTCACCCCGTTCCAGGCAGGCGTCATGCAGGCGGCGCGCCTTGCCGAGCGCGCCGGCGATCGCCGCCGCCAGCCGCCCCGCCCGGCTCCGCGCAAACAAACGCAGAATCAGGATCAACGCCAGGCTCACGGCGGCGCACAGCCCCGCTTTCCAATAGGCCGTTGAATTGAAACCCCATTGCCGCAAGAGCAGTGCGACCACGCCCAGGACGATCAGCCCCCAAAGCGGCCAGCGCTTAAACAGGCGCAACAGCAGGAACTTCCTGAAGCGCTCCAACTCCGCGCGCGTACGGCTTAGCAGGTCGCGCAGTTCCGCCAGCAGTTGTTTCTCATCAAGCGAAGGGCTGGGTGAGGTGGCCCTCTGATGGGCCTCAGGCAGGAGCCGAACGAGCTTCCGGTAACCTTTGAACGCCTTATGCGCCTCGGCTTCCACCGATGCCAGCGTGACCTCCTCCACTGCCAGGTCGGCTTTGAACTCCTCGAACGCCGAGGTCGCGGCGGCCAGCCCGGCAGAGCGGTCGCGCTCGGATTGCAGCATCTTCTTCTGCAGCACATATCTGCATGTGCCGGTCTGAGTCTCGATGTCAGCCAGGCGCTTATCCTTGCTCGCCAGGGAAGCCTTGCCGATCCACGCCTTCCGCGCCTCGTGTCTGGCCCGGACGGCTTCCGCGGCGGCGGCATAGGCGGCCTCGGCCTCGTTGGTGGCCGCGCTCATATCCGCCGCCTGCTTGGTCTGCGCGGTCTGGCGGAGCCGCTGCTCCCGGCCCGTGTGCGCGTGGAACTCGGCGTTGAGCTTCTCAGCGCGGGCCGCAAAGTCCCGAACCGTGCTCTTGAGACGCTCCAGCAGTTCGAGTGTCTTGCCGACTCCCAGGTTGCTACTCACAATCCGTCCTGATTTTGGTTAACAGTTTGTCCAGTTGCTCGATTACTGTAGCCGCCCGGTCCACGCTGGCAAAGAGTTCTTCCATGTACTTGTGCTCGAACTCAAGGCTCTTGGCGTCCTTCCAGTAATGCTTCGTATCCAGCCACTGGGCGTGCAGTTCCTTGGTAAGCCCTGCCAGCCGGGCGCTGCCGGTCTTCACGGCCGGCCCTCCGACGGCGGCTGGCCGCCCCCCGCGGGAGGCGCGCCGGTGGCGGGGGGGACAGTCCCGGCATAGGCGTCGAGCGTGTTGATCGCCTGCGTCAAGTACGCCACCGCCTGCACCATGTCATTGGCCAGGACGGTCTGCAGCTTCTCCATCTGCTTGACCAATGGGGCTGTGTGATTGTCAAACACCCGGTTCCACTGCTTGACCGTCCGCAGCTTGGCGTCCGCTTCGTCGAGGGCGCGTTTGGCCCGGTGCACCATCAATTGCTCCACTGAACCGGCCTCGCGGAAAGTGGAAAGCTTGGCGCTGAACAGCGCCTGCTGCGCCTCCTGCAACGCCTGACTGCGGCGCCGCACTTCGTTCATCCAATGACCGCGCTGGTCATTCTCCAACCAGCCTCGCATGCGCTGCACATCGGCGCTGACCTCCTCCAGCGCCGGACGCGCCTTGCTCAGGTACACGATCAGGCTCGCCCGAAACGACTCCAGGGCCTCGACCGAGGTGACATGGGCGCGGTCCGGCATGACGCTAGCGCTGGTTCAGGTACTCCTCGATGCGCTGGGCTTTTCGCAACAGGTAAGGCGTGTGCTGGTTGGAGACCTCGACGAACTTCTTCAGCGCCTTCATGGTTTGCTTGAACTCGTCGGCGAACTTGACGTGCTCCTGGTCCTGCCAGGTGTCGCCCAGCGCCGCAAACCGCGCCTGCAGCGACACAATCTT
This region of Candidatus Paceibacterota bacterium genomic DNA includes:
- a CDS encoding WXG100 family type VII secretion target, giving the protein MAQAIMDPEQVRRFAEELKRFNNDLKDKIVSLQARFAALGDTWQDQEHVKFADEFKQTMKALKKFVEVSNQHTPYLLRKAQRIEEYLNQR